Proteins encoded together in one bacterium window:
- a CDS encoding TIM barrel protein, whose amino-acid sequence MTFGTSVHALTEWGQPVKSFRQVLGEAAEIGFSSIMLMHSPAGPALTAASPDPQSAILDLAQSDLGLVLKAVTDVGLQVACVYQGLTKVGSEEEIAATAQGLLALSHMAEAFGTDIVLPNAGAAPRPRMPLDEKRELIAAFARAMAGALENAPAGTRIAPDIHYGGILETVADCRELYRIAPDPRIGIALNIGHMTTLGEDGWMLLEGEHAQRVHVVAWKDHLVPAPPEATHPIYSVELGTGQSPFAQYARRLPADGGGRLQLITLEHVPLAEKKEALRRSLQHMQRLWTETH is encoded by the coding sequence ATGACTTTCGGTACCAGCGTCCATGCCCTGACCGAGTGGGGGCAGCCCGTCAAGTCCTTCCGGCAGGTGCTCGGCGAGGCCGCGGAGATCGGCTTCTCGAGCATCATGCTGATGCACTCGCCGGCCGGCCCGGCACTCACAGCCGCGTCGCCCGATCCGCAGTCGGCCATCCTCGACCTGGCCCAGTCCGACCTGGGGCTGGTGCTGAAGGCAGTCACCGACGTGGGTCTGCAGGTGGCGTGCGTCTACCAGGGCCTGACCAAGGTGGGCAGTGAGGAAGAGATTGCGGCGACGGCGCAGGGCTTGCTGGCCCTCAGCCACATGGCCGAGGCCTTTGGCACCGACATCGTGCTGCCCAATGCCGGCGCCGCCCCCCGCCCCCGGATGCCGCTGGACGAGAAGCGGGAACTGATCGCGGCCTTCGCGCGAGCGATGGCGGGGGCGCTGGAGAACGCGCCTGCCGGGACGAGGATTGCGCCCGACATCCACTACGGCGGCATCCTCGAGACGGTGGCCGACTGCCGCGAGCTGTACCGCATCGCCCCCGACCCCCGTATCGGCATCGCCCTGAACATCGGCCACATGACGACCCTGGGCGAGGACGGGTGGATGTTGCTGGAGGGAGAGCACGCGCAACGGGTGCACGTCGTGGCCTGGAAGGACCACCTCGTGCCCGCCCCGCCGGAAGCCACGCACCCGATCTACTCGGTGGAGCTAGGCACGGGCCAGTCGCCCTTCGCCCAGTACGCGCGACGCCTGCCGGCCGACGGCGGCGGCCGGCTGCAGCTCATCACCCTCGAGCACGTGCCGCTGGCCGAGAAGAAGGAGGCCCTCCGCCGCAGCCTGCAGCACATGCAGAGGCTGTGGACAGAGACGCACTGA
- a CDS encoding zf-HC2 domain-containing protein produces the protein MRDEDVGCSEESLSALLDDELEPTEKRALAIHVAGCGSCAQTLGQLMAARTSVAVPAPEAATLPRAFWRGVRRRLDEVDKLVRATDLVPHRRQPVLSSRLALAAAAVAVVAIGVRAYVAANNQVPRMAHLHLAASIGPNDPGLTQAVGFRPNDQWQPVSHSVVNLNGVWALQSIYMVGGLAVSVFRLPAGTLDTSHLAPVAVGNQVIYLASERTSSLAARRNAVGWDVVVSRSRPSHTISLCLTCPPDERLIRGEPLVTTGY, from the coding sequence ATGAGGGACGAGGACGTGGGCTGCTCTGAGGAGAGCCTATCGGCGCTGCTGGATGATGAGCTGGAGCCGACGGAGAAGCGGGCCCTGGCCATCCATGTGGCCGGCTGCGGGTCCTGCGCCCAGACGCTCGGCCAGCTCATGGCGGCACGAACGAGCGTCGCCGTCCCGGCGCCCGAGGCCGCCACGCTCCCGCGCGCCTTCTGGCGCGGCGTGCGCCGACGGCTCGACGAGGTGGACAAGCTGGTCCGCGCGACGGACCTGGTGCCCCACCGTCGCCAGCCTGTGCTCTCCTCGCGGCTGGCCTTGGCTGCCGCCGCGGTGGCCGTGGTCGCTATCGGCGTACGGGCGTACGTAGCAGCCAACAACCAGGTCCCGCGCATGGCGCACCTGCACCTGGCGGCCAGCATCGGCCCCAATGACCCGGGCCTGACGCAGGCAGTGGGCTTCCGTCCCAATGACCAGTGGCAGCCGGTATCCCATAGTGTCGTCAATCTCAACGGCGTGTGGGCGCTGCAGTCCATCTACATGGTCGGCGGGCTGGCGGTCTCGGTCTTCCGCCTGCCGGCGGGTACCCTCGACACCAGCCACCTCGCCCCGGTCGCCGTGGGCAACCAGGTGATCTACCTGGCGTCCGAACGCACCAGTAGTCTCGCCGCCCGGCGCAATGCCGTCGGGTGGGACGTCGTCGTCAGCCGCAGCAGGCCCAGCCACACCATCAGTCTCTGTTTGACCTGTCCGCCTGACGAGCGCCTCATACGCGGTGAGCCGCTTGTTACGACAGGTTACTGA
- a CDS encoding aldehyde dehydrogenase family protein, whose protein sequence is MRELKLFINGEYVDAAGGRTYESLNPATGEAIAIIAKGGAEDVATACEAAQAAFDGEWGAMDGASRGKIITRAADLIMERLDELAELETLDVGKPITETRNIDIPVSASYLHWYGEVCLDNTGEQIPLPTSGQVDFSLRQPYGVVAGIAPWNFPLFLGILKIGPALAMGNSVVIKPASITSMATLAIGEIFNEAGLPPGALNVISGPGSEVGEALCTNPHVQKVFFTGSTEVGRIIMHLCAENITDMSLELGGKSPNIIFEDADWDQALSGAQFGILLNNGQNCIAGSRLLVQRSIYDRFVAALGKRFAALRVGNPMDPSTQLGSIVSKEQYQRVMDYISLGQCEGARLVTGGKVPENPPHPDGFYIEPTLFADVTNDMRIAREEIFGPVLVAIPFEDEADAIRLANDTPYGLGSGVFTANASRVQRMIRALQSGTVYVNCYNAVYPTSPFPAWKQSGIGVERGRHGLLENCRFKNVIQDISDEPIGWFG, encoded by the coding sequence ATGCGCGAGCTTAAGCTCTTCATCAACGGCGAGTACGTGGACGCGGCCGGCGGCCGCACCTACGAGAGCCTCAACCCCGCCACCGGCGAGGCGATCGCTATCATCGCCAAAGGCGGCGCGGAGGATGTCGCCACCGCTTGCGAGGCAGCCCAGGCGGCCTTTGACGGCGAATGGGGCGCGATGGATGGCGCCAGTCGCGGCAAGATCATCACCAGGGCCGCCGACCTCATCATGGAGCGCCTCGACGAGCTGGCGGAACTGGAGACGCTCGATGTGGGCAAGCCCATCACCGAGACCAGGAACATTGACATCCCCGTGTCGGCCAGCTACCTGCACTGGTATGGCGAGGTGTGCCTGGACAACACCGGCGAGCAAATCCCGCTGCCCACGAGCGGACAGGTAGACTTCTCCCTGCGCCAGCCCTATGGCGTCGTGGCGGGGATCGCCCCGTGGAACTTCCCGCTGTTCCTGGGCATCCTCAAGATCGGCCCGGCCCTGGCGATGGGCAACAGCGTGGTCATCAAGCCGGCCAGCATCACCTCCATGGCGACGCTGGCGATCGGCGAGATCTTCAACGAGGCCGGGCTACCGCCGGGAGCGCTCAACGTCATCTCCGGCCCCGGCAGCGAAGTCGGCGAGGCGCTGTGCACCAACCCCCATGTGCAGAAGGTGTTCTTCACCGGCAGCACCGAGGTCGGGCGCATCATCATGCATCTGTGCGCCGAGAACATCACCGACATGTCGCTCGAACTGGGCGGCAAGAGCCCCAACATCATCTTCGAGGACGCGGACTGGGACCAGGCGCTGTCCGGTGCGCAGTTCGGCATTCTGCTCAACAACGGCCAGAACTGCATCGCCGGCAGCCGCCTGCTGGTGCAGCGGAGCATCTACGACCGCTTCGTGGCAGCGCTCGGCAAGCGCTTTGCGGCCTTGCGCGTGGGCAACCCGATGGACCCGAGCACGCAGCTTGGCTCCATCGTGAGCAAGGAGCAGTACCAGCGGGTGATGGACTACATCTCCCTGGGGCAGTGCGAGGGGGCGCGCCTGGTGACCGGTGGCAAAGTCCCCGAGAACCCGCCGCACCCGGACGGCTTCTACATCGAGCCCACGCTCTTTGCCGATGTCACCAACGACATGCGCATCGCGCGGGAGGAGATCTTCGGGCCGGTGCTGGTCGCGATCCCCTTCGAGGACGAGGCCGACGCCATCCGCCTGGCCAACGACACACCGTACGGGCTGGGCTCAGGCGTGTTCACCGCCAACGCCTCGCGGGTCCAGCGCATGATCCGCGCGCTGCAGTCGGGCACGGTCTACGTGAACTGCTACAACGCCGTCTACCCCACCTCACCGTTCCCGGCCTGGAAGCAGAGCGGCATCGGGGTGGAGCGGGGCCGGCACGGGCTGCTGGAGAACTGCCGGTTCAAGAACGTCATCCAGGACATCTCCGACGAGCCGATCGGGTGGTTTGGATAG
- a CDS encoding 6-phosphofructokinase: MANKRKIRRIGILTAGGDSPGLNAAIRAVGKACVGEYGIEVMGIYDGFRGLIDKHARPMALDDFSGILTVGGTILGTGRDKPEKMRMPDGTVRDMTADALRSYEEMGLDCLVCLGGGGTQRNALHLMQAGMDVVTLPKTIDNDIHGTDVSFGFDTAVSIATEAIDRLHSTAESHQRIMVLELMGNQTGWITLAAGVAGGADVILIPELQYDPAIVAESILCRSRRGKRFSIVAVAEGVFPAAEAAEAKRAGTQLPKRDRRTEGPGSIVARELAQMTGIETRETVLGYVQRGGTPTARDRILATAVGTRCAELLARGKTGFLVACKGDECRPVPLEEVAGKRNLVPADHPLIESARAVGICMGDEL, translated from the coding sequence ATGGCCAACAAGCGCAAGATCAGACGCATCGGCATCCTGACGGCGGGCGGCGACTCGCCGGGCCTCAATGCCGCCATCCGCGCCGTGGGCAAGGCCTGCGTGGGCGAGTACGGCATCGAGGTCATGGGCATCTACGATGGCTTCCGCGGGCTCATTGACAAGCACGCGCGCCCGATGGCTCTGGACGACTTCTCGGGCATCCTCACCGTGGGCGGCACGATCCTGGGCACGGGCCGCGACAAGCCCGAGAAGATGCGCATGCCCGATGGCACCGTCCGCGACATGACCGCCGATGCCCTCCGCTCGTACGAGGAGATGGGGTTGGACTGCCTGGTGTGCCTGGGCGGGGGCGGCACCCAGCGCAATGCCCTGCACCTGATGCAGGCCGGCATGGATGTGGTGACGCTCCCCAAGACGATTGACAATGACATCCACGGCACCGATGTCTCCTTCGGGTTCGACACCGCAGTGAGCATCGCCACCGAGGCCATTGACCGCCTGCACAGCACGGCGGAGAGCCACCAGCGCATCATGGTGCTGGAGCTGATGGGGAACCAGACGGGCTGGATCACCCTGGCGGCCGGCGTCGCCGGCGGCGCCGATGTGATCCTCATCCCCGAATTGCAGTACGACCCCGCCATCGTGGCCGAGAGCATCCTGTGCCGCAGCCGACGCGGCAAGCGCTTCAGCATCGTCGCCGTGGCCGAGGGCGTGTTCCCCGCGGCCGAGGCGGCCGAGGCCAAGCGCGCCGGGACGCAGCTGCCCAAGCGCGACCGGCGCACCGAGGGGCCGGGCTCCATCGTGGCCCGCGAGTTGGCGCAGATGACGGGCATCGAGACGCGCGAGACCGTTCTGGGCTATGTGCAGCGCGGCGGCACCCCCACCGCGCGCGACCGCATCCTGGCTACCGCCGTCGGCACCCGCTGCGCCGAACTGCTCGCCCGGGGCAAGACCGGCTTCCTGGTCGCCTGCAAGGGCGACGAGTGCCGCCCGGTGCCGCTGGAGGAAGTGGCCGGCAAGCGCAACCTGGTGCCGGCAGACCACCCGCTGATCGAGAGCGCGCGCGCCGTCGGCATCTGCATGGGGGATGAACTCTAG
- a CDS encoding DUF3179 domain-containing protein — protein sequence MTPTFVQAVAGWLPVSAADPHPAFDVRNCPFLADIYDLAPRPNAIPALENPTFIPAQEAVWLDEREPVLGLKVGDDTRCYPVRIMNYHSLVHDRLSGQAVYVFWDPPSGLALARRQWAASRPLGLAGLGFRGTGLAFDPATGALWDLFGGGPLSAPGRSVTPKLPDDTQWLPLERMTWRAWRRLHGNTQVLSLQTGYAYNYSLDPYAAAVSPQGAPEDYWRSDTILAPAALRVGDELLPDKAMVLGFLSGSEQWAAPVDELATETGAVTIETAAGPVKVTVRPQDDSYSATDAQGRWLPQVRLFWFAWKAHFPETRAWHPAPEED from the coding sequence GTGACCCCGACCTTCGTGCAGGCCGTGGCAGGCTGGCTGCCGGTGTCGGCGGCGGACCCGCACCCGGCCTTCGATGTCCGTAACTGCCCCTTCCTCGCCGACATCTACGACCTGGCCCCTCGCCCGAATGCGATCCCGGCCCTGGAGAACCCGACGTTCATCCCGGCGCAAGAAGCAGTGTGGCTGGATGAGCGGGAACCCGTGCTGGGCTTGAAGGTCGGCGATGACACCCGCTGCTACCCGGTCCGCATCATGAACTACCACTCCCTGGTGCACGACCGGCTCAGCGGGCAAGCGGTGTACGTGTTCTGGGATCCCCCCAGCGGCCTGGCCCTGGCGCGGCGTCAGTGGGCGGCCTCGCGGCCGCTCGGCCTGGCGGGGCTGGGCTTCCGCGGCACGGGTCTGGCCTTCGACCCGGCGACGGGCGCCCTGTGGGACCTGTTTGGCGGGGGGCCGTTGTCAGCCCCGGGCAGGTCGGTCACGCCGAAGCTGCCGGACGACACCCAGTGGCTGCCCCTCGAGCGCATGACCTGGCGCGCGTGGCGCCGTCTGCATGGCAACACGCAGGTCCTGTCGCTGCAGACCGGCTATGCCTACAACTACAGCCTCGACCCCTATGCCGCCGCCGTGTCGCCCCAAGGCGCGCCCGAGGACTACTGGCGCAGCGACACCATCCTGGCGCCCGCAGCCCTGCGCGTGGGCGATGAGCTACTGCCGGACAAGGCCATGGTGCTGGGCTTCCTCAGCGGCTCCGAGCAGTGGGCCGCGCCCGTGGACGAGTTGGCGACGGAGACCGGCGCGGTGACCATCGAGACCGCGGCGGGCCCGGTGAAGGTGACCGTGCGGCCCCAGGATGACAGCTACAGCGCGACGGACGCTCAGGGGCGGTGGCTGCCCCAGGTGCGCCTGTTCTGGTTCGCCTGGAAGGCGCACTTCCCCGAGACGAGGGCCTGGCATCCCGCACCCGAGGAGGACTAG
- a CDS encoding DUF1559 domain-containing protein, which translates to MRKGFTLIELLVVIAIIAILAAILFPVFAKAREKARQASCLSNCKQLATAVLQYAQDYDECMPMGRWGGPTGTQPWWGWNVQVEPYCKNAQIFRCPSAPTVACGYGVTCDAAYSAMGGINTAQPLGKIYYPAELLMFIDGMSAAYVHRPAGVGGVCACTDTNTVLTFRHNEGANVAFCDGHGKWMMRTNVLGNNRLWRNLP; encoded by the coding sequence ATGCGTAAGGGCTTCACGCTCATCGAGCTGTTGGTCGTTATCGCGATCATCGCGATACTGGCCGCCATCCTGTTCCCCGTTTTCGCCAAGGCCCGCGAGAAGGCTCGTCAGGCCAGTTGTCTGAGCAACTGCAAGCAGTTGGCCACTGCGGTGTTGCAGTATGCCCAGGACTACGACGAATGCATGCCCATGGGCCGCTGGGGAGGCCCTACCGGCACCCAGCCGTGGTGGGGGTGGAACGTCCAGGTAGAGCCATACTGCAAGAACGCCCAGATCTTCCGGTGTCCCAGCGCGCCGACGGTGGCTTGCGGCTATGGCGTGACGTGTGATGCGGCGTACAGCGCCATGGGTGGCATCAACACCGCCCAGCCCCTGGGCAAGATCTACTACCCGGCCGAGCTGCTGATGTTCATTGACGGCATGTCGGCTGCGTACGTACACCGGCCCGCGGGTGTGGGGGGGGTGTGCGCGTGCACAGACACGAACACAGTCCTGACCTTCCGGCACAACGAGGGGGCGAACGTGGCCTTCTGTGACGGCCACGGCAAGTGGATGATGCGCACCAATGTGCTGGGGAACAACAGACTCTGGCGGAACCTGCCGTAG
- a CDS encoding sigma-70 family RNA polymerase sigma factor: MRRREFEQLAQRYQRDIFAAALRLTGSYADAEDLAQEAFLKAYTAFDQFQLGTNFRAWLLRILTNTHINRYRRTKRTPETIAWEDFTLLGEKPSGDEQHTPRRPEQEVLATVPDDVVGPALHDLPDEFREAVILSDIHELSYKEIAHALNIPLGTVRSRIFRGRKLLRESLADYARARRMV; this comes from the coding sequence ATGAGACGCCGAGAGTTTGAGCAACTGGCCCAGCGCTACCAGCGCGACATATTTGCGGCCGCTCTGCGGCTGACAGGCAGCTATGCCGATGCCGAGGACTTGGCTCAGGAGGCCTTTCTGAAGGCGTACACGGCGTTCGATCAGTTCCAACTGGGCACCAACTTCCGCGCCTGGCTGCTGCGCATCCTGACCAACACCCACATCAACCGCTACCGGCGTACCAAGCGCACACCGGAGACGATTGCGTGGGAAGACTTCACGCTGCTGGGCGAGAAGCCCTCGGGCGACGAGCAGCATACGCCACGGCGGCCCGAGCAGGAAGTTCTGGCGACGGTGCCCGACGACGTCGTCGGCCCGGCGCTGCACGATCTGCCCGACGAGTTCCGCGAGGCGGTCATCCTGTCCGACATCCATGAGCTGTCGTACAAGGAGATCGCCCATGCGCTGAACATCCCGCTGGGCACGGTACGGTCACGCATCTTCCGGGGTCGGAAGCTGCTGCGCGAAAGCCTCGCAGACTATGCGAGAGCACGGAGAATGGTATGA
- a CDS encoding zinc-binding alcohol dehydrogenase — protein MTEPRQIVFTGVNEVALEPFTPSSDPLPPDHVEGRTLYSTVSSGTELAVLQGHLGRRYPAVPGYAAVLELTAVGAEVTTHKPGDIVFGMAGHRSLSRLPAAEAVPVPEGLPPEQAGLARLMGVTMSTLVTTTARPPDRVLVTGLGIVGLLGAQVFQAAQYEVFACDPDEQRQELARQCGLQHVFAAPPADDPAVAGHIALALECSGHEAATLAAVQMVRKRGEVVLVGVPWVRRSDLTAFDLCHAVFHKYAVLRSGWEWEVPRHEEDFRTGSLYGNYRRALQWLAEGAVFAEGLYQLFSPADAARAYKGLLEHSLEKPAVVFDWTGEE, from the coding sequence ATGACTGAACCGCGCCAGATCGTGTTCACCGGTGTCAACGAGGTGGCGCTGGAGCCGTTCACGCCCTCGAGCGATCCACTGCCCCCCGACCACGTCGAGGGGCGGACGCTGTACTCCACGGTCAGTTCCGGCACGGAGCTGGCCGTGCTGCAGGGCCACCTGGGGCGGCGCTATCCCGCCGTGCCGGGCTACGCGGCCGTGCTCGAACTGACGGCCGTCGGCGCCGAGGTGACCACCCACAAGCCCGGCGACATCGTCTTCGGCATGGCGGGGCATCGTAGCCTCAGCCGCCTTCCGGCGGCCGAAGCCGTGCCGGTTCCCGAGGGCCTCCCGCCCGAGCAGGCCGGCCTGGCGCGCCTGATGGGTGTGACCATGAGCACCCTCGTCACGACGACGGCGCGCCCGCCGGATCGCGTGCTGGTGACCGGACTGGGCATCGTCGGGCTGCTGGGGGCGCAGGTCTTCCAGGCCGCCCAGTACGAGGTGTTCGCCTGCGACCCGGACGAGCAGCGGCAGGAGCTGGCCCGGCAGTGCGGGCTGCAGCACGTGTTCGCCGCTCCGCCGGCGGACGACCCGGCTGTCGCCGGGCACATCGCCCTGGCGCTGGAGTGCTCGGGCCACGAGGCCGCCACGCTGGCCGCCGTGCAGATGGTGCGCAAGCGTGGCGAGGTCGTGCTGGTCGGCGTGCCGTGGGTGCGCCGGTCGGACCTGACCGCCTTCGACCTGTGCCATGCTGTCTTCCACAAGTACGCGGTGCTGCGCAGCGGCTGGGAGTGGGAAGTGCCACGCCATGAGGAGGACTTCCGCACCGGCAGCCTCTATGGCAACTACCGCCGGGCGCTGCAGTGGCTGGCCGAGGGCGCCGTCTTTGCCGAGGGGCTCTACCAACTCTTCTCCCCGGCCGACGCGGCCCGGGCGTACAAGGGGCTGCTGGAGCACAGCCTGGAGAAGCCGGCCGTTGTGTTTGACTGGACGGGGGAGGAGTGA
- the glmU gene encoding bifunctional UDP-N-acetylglucosamine diphosphorylase/glucosamine-1-phosphate N-acetyltransferase GlmU, whose protein sequence is MALGCLILAAGEGKRMKSALPKPLHRVCGRTMMDHVLAYVAPLRPEVTAVVLGVGREQMEQALAGREVKLAVQHEQLGTGHAVMAAAEVLAGFAGDLLITCADIPLVRPETLQALLDEHHACGAVATVMTAIYDDPTGYGRLVRDDSGLVQAIVEHKDASPEVRAVKEINAGIYCFQASALFAALAQLRPDNAQGEYYLTDVIGRLVAAGQPVAAVVAEDAEEVMGINDRVQLAQAEAKARRRVREELMRAGVTMIDPDATYVDAGVEIGPDTVLWPGVIITGETRIGANCTIGAHTQLDGVTVGDGCQIRHGSWLSRSTIGNACTIGPFAFIRPDCRVEDEARVGAHTETVRATIGRGAKVSHFSYTGDASVGADSNIGAGAVTCNYDGKSKHRTTIGDGAFIGSDAILVAPVTIGEGAYVAAGAVITQDVPPDALGIERAEQRNIEGWATRRRARLQEDRDD, encoded by the coding sequence TTGGCTCTGGGCTGCTTGATACTGGCGGCCGGTGAGGGCAAGCGCATGAAGTCGGCGCTGCCCAAGCCGCTGCATCGCGTCTGCGGACGCACGATGATGGACCACGTTCTGGCCTACGTGGCCCCGCTGCGGCCGGAGGTCACGGCCGTCGTGCTCGGCGTGGGCCGGGAACAGATGGAGCAAGCGCTGGCCGGTCGTGAGGTGAAGCTCGCGGTCCAGCATGAGCAGCTCGGCACGGGCCACGCCGTCATGGCCGCGGCCGAGGTGCTCGCGGGCTTCGCGGGCGACCTGCTCATCACCTGCGCCGATATCCCACTGGTCCGCCCGGAGACGCTCCAGGCCCTCCTGGACGAGCACCATGCCTGTGGGGCCGTGGCCACGGTGATGACCGCGATCTACGACGACCCCACCGGCTACGGTCGCCTCGTGCGAGACGACAGCGGCCTCGTGCAGGCCATCGTCGAGCACAAGGACGCCTCCCCCGAGGTCCGGGCGGTCAAGGAGATCAACGCCGGCATCTACTGCTTCCAGGCGTCGGCGCTGTTCGCGGCCCTGGCCCAGTTGCGCCCCGACAATGCCCAGGGCGAGTACTACCTGACGGATGTGATCGGCCGGCTGGTGGCAGCCGGGCAGCCGGTGGCAGCCGTGGTGGCCGAGGACGCCGAGGAGGTCATGGGCATCAACGACCGCGTGCAGCTCGCACAGGCTGAGGCCAAGGCCCGCCGGCGTGTGCGCGAGGAGCTGATGCGGGCCGGCGTGACGATGATTGACCCGGACGCCACGTATGTTGACGCCGGCGTAGAGATCGGCCCGGACACGGTCCTGTGGCCCGGGGTCATCATCACCGGCGAGACGCGGATCGGGGCGAACTGCACCATCGGTGCGCACACCCAACTGGACGGCGTGACCGTCGGTGATGGTTGCCAGATCCGGCATGGCAGTTGGCTGTCGCGCTCCACCATCGGGAACGCCTGCACCATCGGCCCCTTCGCCTTCATCCGGCCGGACTGCCGGGTGGAGGACGAGGCGCGGGTGGGCGCTCACACCGAGACCGTGCGGGCGACCATCGGGCGGGGGGCCAAGGTGTCGCACTTCAGCTACACGGGAGATGCCTCGGTCGGCGCGGACAGCAACATCGGCGCCGGCGCCGTCACCTGCAACTATGACGGCAAGAGCAAGCACCGGACCACGATCGGCGACGGCGCCTTCATCGGCAGCGACGCCATTCTTGTCGCGCCGGTCACGATCGGCGAGGGCGCCTACGTGGCAGCGGGCGCCGTCATCACGCAGGACGTGCCACCCGACGCGCTGGGCATTGAGCGGGCCGAGCAGCGCAATATCGAGGGCTGGGCGACGCGTCGGCGCGCCAGGCTGCAGGAAGATCGTGATGACTGA
- a CDS encoding Gfo/Idh/MocA family oxidoreductase → MAQDGPLRLAYIGAGGFTNAFMYPQLRVHSVELAAVCDLVEAKAQQAATQYGFQRVYTDFRRMLDEVQPEAVICVGGPTVHYEIGRQVLEAGFPLYVQKSPAPSAAQTQEMADIAAARGVVCHVGFNLRQSEAVRQARALVGSDEFGPLTMAMVRYGLVSGPTLENAVMDQHCHAYDTLRRLAGEVDDLEVRVANVPGKRAYVVAAHLTNGAVATVNFTSEQPWLQEFFYFELTGTNGHVLYSHDFDLLYRYPEGPEQHWRRGVYTGDRVADLRWLGYVPDVANFLAAVRGTDQDQSPVADAVGTMKLCEAVYHQLQQRGAER, encoded by the coding sequence ATGGCTCAGGACGGTCCCCTGCGGCTGGCGTATATCGGCGCCGGCGGCTTCACGAACGCCTTCATGTATCCGCAGCTTCGCGTGCATTCTGTCGAGTTGGCGGCTGTCTGCGACCTCGTCGAGGCGAAGGCGCAGCAGGCGGCCACGCAGTACGGCTTCCAGCGCGTCTACACCGACTTCCGGCGCATGCTGGACGAAGTGCAGCCCGAGGCCGTGATCTGCGTCGGCGGGCCGACGGTCCACTACGAGATCGGGCGGCAGGTGCTGGAGGCCGGCTTCCCCCTCTATGTCCAGAAGTCCCCGGCGCCCTCGGCGGCGCAGACCCAGGAGATGGCGGACATCGCCGCCGCCCGGGGTGTCGTGTGCCACGTGGGCTTCAACCTGCGGCAGAGCGAGGCTGTCCGCCAGGCCCGGGCCCTCGTCGGCAGCGACGAGTTCGGCCCGCTCACGATGGCCATGGTGCGCTACGGCCTCGTCTCAGGGCCCACGCTCGAGAACGCGGTGATGGACCAGCACTGCCACGCCTACGACACCTTGCGGCGGCTGGCGGGCGAGGTGGACGACCTGGAGGTGCGCGTGGCGAACGTGCCCGGCAAGCGGGCCTATGTCGTGGCCGCGCACCTGACCAACGGCGCCGTCGCCACGGTCAACTTCACCTCCGAGCAGCCCTGGCTGCAGGAGTTCTTCTACTTCGAACTGACCGGAACCAACGGGCATGTGCTGTACAGCCACGACTTCGACTTGCTGTACCGCTATCCCGAGGGCCCCGAGCAGCATTGGCGGCGTGGCGTCTACACGGGGGATCGGGTCGCCGACTTGCGCTGGCTGGGCTACGTGCCGGACGTGGCCAACTTCCTGGCCGCCGTGCGCGGCACAGACCAGGACCAGTCGCCCGTCGCCGATGCCGTCGGCACCATGAAGCTGTGCGAAGCAGTGTATCACCAACTACAGCAGCGCGGAGCGGAGCGATGA